One genomic region from Rosa rugosa chromosome 1, drRosRugo1.1, whole genome shotgun sequence encodes:
- the LOC133726259 gene encoding uncharacterized protein LOC133726259 → MMEDYFVERPVFSEEVFRTRYRMSHNVFNRISSDLCHYDPYFVQKSDAAGKVGLLPQQKLTCSLRMLAYGAGADQCAEYCRMAKTTSIAALKRFTRGIVFLYSAEYLRAPNPADLRRLLAKAERRGFPGMIGSIDCMHWQWKNCPTGWAGEYSGRKRVPTIILEAVASYDTWIWHAFFGMPGSCNDLNVLAKSPLFDELTAGRAPQIQFQVNNRIHNLGYYLADGIYPQWATFVKSIPRPTRPKDLKFSQAQEGYRKDVERCFGILQTRFSIVRGAARGWDREDLRYIMLTCIILHNMIIEDEKPDDSDEDLESDEEEDNNMRPRFGKDRLVMTSILLVEMVITSTDSWIDTMPLEVQTVTQTFKKI, encoded by the coding sequence ATGATGGAAGATTACTTTGTGGAGCGTCCAGTTTTCAGTGAAGAGGTATTCCGGACAAGGTACAGGATGAGTCACAATGTGTTCAACCGCATCTCCAGTGACCTTTGTCACTATGACCCGTACTTTGTCCAGAAATCAGATGCTGCAGGCAAAGTCGGACTACTTCCCCAGCAGAAGCTGACATGTTCCTTAAGAATGCTTGCTTATGGTGCCGGGGCAGATCAATGTGCTGAGTATTGTCGGATGGCGAAAACTACCTCCATTGCGGCTCTGAAACGATTTACAAGAGGAATCGTTTTTCTGTACTCGGCAGAATACCTTCGAGCTCCTAATCCGGCCGACCTCAGAAGACTTCTGGCCAAAGCTGAGAGAAGAGGCTTTCCTGGGATGATTGGAAGCATCGACTGCATGCACTGGCAATGGAAGAATTGCCCAACAGGTTGGGCTGGAGAATACAGCGGTCGAAAACGTGTGCCCACTATCATCCTTGAAGCAGTCGCTTCTTATGACACATGGATATGGCATGCCTTCTTTGGAATGCCTGGATCATGCAACGACCTCAACGTGCTTGCTAAGTCCCCGTTGTTTGACGAGCTGACTGCTGGTCGAGCCCCTCAAATCCAATTTCAGGTGAATAACAGGATTCACAATTTAGGCTACTATCTTGCTGATGGTATCTATCCGCAATGGGCAACTTTTGTGAAATCAATTCCAAGGCCTACACGGCCCAAGGATCTGAAGTTTTCCCAGGCTCAAGAGGGGTACAGGAAGGATGTGGAGAGATGTTTCGGCATTTTACAGACCCGCTTTAGTATTGTTAGAGGAGCGGCTCGTGGCTGGGACAGAGAAGACCTTCGATACATCATGCTGACTTGTATCATATTACACAACATGATAATAGAGGATGAAAAACCAGATGACAGCGATGAGGATTTGGAGTccgatgaagaagaggataacAATATGAGGCCCAGGTTTGGGAAGGACCGACTGGTGATGACTTCGATCCTGTTGGTAGAGATGGTCATTACTTCAACGGATTCATGGATCGATACGATGCCATTAGAAGTGCAAACAGTCACTCAAaccttcaagaagatctga
- the LOC133726269 gene encoding uncharacterized protein LOC133726269, translating into MDAEPYARCTYMFETIMFVLDMKHTFNDIVREVSVGFNHLNLGSFDLRCMFDFKLNSVDILVRDSNGSTILVPYCRGSSSSTSATTSLDDVSCASSCLSVGSSNIIDYTRNTSSRVIAECAKRYSDGCQWSIRALKNKVNGFFYIKKLNNVHTCKGVLRQQKSKLLGSHVVKSEIANELKSNPQLKPKEIVSRFKHSFGLEVSYRTAWYGKELARKAVHGDGDSYSQLLWYCDAILSSNPGSYCILETDSLSNRFERFFICFSGCIEGFKSCIPLLFVDAAHLKSKYKGYMLCATGKNGNQEFFPFAFAVVDSENHANWDWFFDHLYNILSPQGRNVTFVTDRHNGLLNVVARVFPDSPHSYCYYHLKENARGVYRKQSGNYFVDKIVEEFMKVAYSPILASYNFNLHNLKKEGGPPIEEFLRSLPLEKWCNAFFKGNRYGEMANSVAESFNN; encoded by the exons ATGGATGCAGAACCTTATGCGAGGTGCACGTATATGTTTGAGACGATCATGTTCGTTCTTGATATGAAGCATACGTTTAATGATATTGTGAGGGAGGTCTCTGTGGGTTTTAATCATTTGAATCTTGGTTCATTCGACTTGAG GTGTATGTTTGATTTTAAATTGAATTCTGTTGATATTTTGGTGAGGGATTCTAATGGGAGCACCATTTTGGTGCCTTATTGTCGTGGGAGTAGTAGTTCTACTTCTGCAACAACATCTTTGGATGATGTTTCATGTGCTTCTTCATGTTTGTCAGTGGGTTCAAGCAATATTATTGAT TACACACGGAATACCTCAAGTCGTGTTATTGCAGAGTGTGCTAAGAGATATTCTGATGGTTGTCAATGGTCTATTCGCGCTTTGAAGAACAAGGTGAATGGCTTTTTCTACATAAAGAAGTTGAATAATGTTCACACATGCAAAGGAGTTCTTAGGCAGCAAAAGAGTAAGCTTTTGGGGTCTCATGTTGTGAAATCGGAGATTGCTAATGAATTGAAGTCCAATCCTCAACTCAAGCCTAAAGAGATTGTGTCTCGTTTCAAGCATTCTTTTGGTTTAGAAGTGTCTTATAGGACTGCTTGGTATGGGAAGGAGTTGGCTAGAAAAGCTGTCCATGGTGATGGTGACTCATATTCTCAGCTGCTTTGGTATTGTGATGCTATTTTATCTAGTAATCCGGGCTCTTATTGCATATTGGAAACTGATTCTTTAAGTAATCGTTTCGAACGTTTCTTCATTTGTTTTTCTGGTTGCATTGAGGGCTTTAAGTCATGCATTCCGCTTCTGTTCGTGGATGCTGCTCATTTGAAGAGTAAGTATAAGGGATACATGCTCTGTGCTACTGGAAAGAATGGAAACCAAG AGTTCTTCCCCTTTGCATTTGCAGTTGTAGATTCTGAAAATCATGCGAATTGGGATTGGTTTTTTGATCATCTATATAACATCTTGTCTCCGCAAGGTAGAAATGTGACTTTTGTTACTGATCGACACAACGGACTATTGAATGTTGTTGCTAGGGTATTTCCAGATTCTCCTCATTCATACTGCTACTATCACCTTAAGGAGAATGCTAGAGGTGTGTACCGAAAGCAATCTGGAAATTATTTTGTTGACAAGATTGTGGAGGAATTTATGAAAGTTGCTTATTCACCTATATTAGCAAGCTATAACTTCAACTTGCACAACTTGAAGAAAGAAGGTGGTCCGCCTATTGAAGAGTTTCTGCGATCTTTGCCGTTGGAAAAGTGGTGCAATGCATTTTTCAAAGGAAACAGGTATGGTGAAATGGCAAATAGTGTTGCCGAGTCATTTAACAATTAG
- the LOC133726280 gene encoding uncharacterized protein LOC133726280, protein MENMSERKVACKRWATILCPPMEALLKKSMDIGRHWVVSMSSQTVFEVHSDKSVAVDLGNSTCSCRQWQINSFPCSHALAAIQKVGVEPVYSYIEPFYTCQSYMDSYAHGIHPIPNMEKFYEDAASLTSVVKPPLVRRPSGQPKSVRMKSAAEGGTRRRIN, encoded by the coding sequence ATGGAGAATATGTCTGAGAGGAAGGTTGCATGCAAGAGGTGGGCCACTATTTTGTGTCCTCCAATGGAGGCTTTGTTGAAGAAATCAATGGATATTGGGCGGCATTGGGTTGTTAGTATGTCTAGTCAGACTGTTTTTGAAGTTCATTCAGATAAATCAGTGGCGGTTGATCTTGGGAACAGCACTTGCTCTTGCCGTCAATGGCAAATTAATTCATTCCCATGTTCACATGCTCTTGCTGCAATCCAAAAGGTTGGAGTGGAACCTGTGTATAGTTACATTGAGCCATTTTACACCTGTCAAAGCTACATGGATTCCTACGCGCATGGTATTCATCCTATACCAAATATGGAGAAGTTTTATGAAGATGCAGCTAGTTTAACTTCTGTTGTTAAGCCTCCATTGGTTAGGAGGCCATCCGGCCAGCCAAAATCTGTTCGAATGAAGTCTGCAGCAGAAGGAGGCACGAGGAGGCGTATCAATTAA